From one Aminivibrio sp. genomic stretch:
- a CDS encoding nitroreductase family protein, with the protein MNPVMETIRNRRSVRRFRQDQLRREDLDVILEAAIWAPSGHNAQPWHFLVIQDREKIDKMSEKTISLMADSPIEWVRKLAGKEGYHVFHRAPTVIVVSGKEPGENLLFPHADCSAAIQNMLLAAESLGIGSCWIGLTVFLFGIPEEVKSLGIPEDYRPLYSVCFGYKDDSFVPPAPPRKEGKVSFYQAQKS; encoded by the coding sequence ATGAACCCGGTGATGGAAACAATCAGGAACAGAAGGAGTGTCAGGAGGTTCCGGCAGGACCAGCTTCGACGGGAAGACCTCGATGTCATCCTTGAGGCTGCGATCTGGGCCCCCAGCGGCCACAACGCCCAGCCATGGCATTTCCTCGTGATCCAGGACAGGGAAAAAATCGACAAGATGAGCGAAAAGACCATCAGCCTCATGGCTGACTCCCCCATCGAATGGGTCAGGAAACTGGCGGGGAAAGAGGGGTACCATGTTTTCCACAGGGCCCCCACGGTAATCGTCGTCTCGGGGAAAGAGCCGGGCGAGAACCTTCTTTTCCCCCACGCCGACTGTTCCGCAGCCATACAAAACATGCTCCTCGCCGCAGAGTCCCTTGGCATCGGGAGCTGCTGGATCGGTCTTACCGTCTTTCTTTTCGGTATCCCCGAGGAAGTGAAATCCCTGGGGATTCCGGAAGACTACCGGCCTCTTTATTCCGTATGTTTCGGTTATAAGGACGATTCCTTCGTTCCGCCGGCTCCCCCCAGGAAAGAGGGGAAGGTTTCCTTCTACCAGGCGCAAAAATCATAA
- the cls gene encoding cardiolipin synthase, producing the protein MGRRFLPLPKRERPRIFSSCCGTKEGCAALKRSKGTGFLLLFLFGFATAYFLFSRWDELTATGRLFFSDGESFGSAFGYFLNRLPDLIREYSSAFLWAYALFIAGVIFLEEKNPDRTIAWILVLILLPVLGFVLYLFFGPDIRGRGYFRRLKRKKRRIRQEGTPPPGGNRGNVIGTPERKTALLLSKSAGALLTTGNSVRMLLNGEETFSAITDALSLAEKYIHVEYYSIANDTIGNTIKDILIRKAREGVRVNVIFDSVGSWDLGARYIVSLKNAGVRVHSFLPVSFPRLRRELNFRNHRKIVVVDGTVGFMGGLNIGDMYISGDPAIGFWRDTHIRLTGPAVSSLDDIFRADWAFCDKKPLAELTPADFPPAGEAPVQIVASGPDNNWKSILQGYFSLITNAGKSIWLCTPYFVPGDSLATALTVAAMSGVDVRVMIPHKTDHALVYWASLSHVEELLKAGVKVYRYEKGFIHSKILIADGSAVSVGTANFDARSLEINFEVQAFIYDASVAGDFIRAYENDLEGSSQFRLHEWLRRPFRQKVLESAGRLWSSQI; encoded by the coding sequence TTGGGAAGGCGTTTTCTTCCTCTCCCGAAAAGAGAAAGGCCCCGCATTTTTTCTTCCTGCTGCGGAACGAAAGAAGGGTGCGCTGCTCTGAAAAGATCAAAAGGAACAGGATTTCTTCTTTTATTTCTCTTCGGCTTCGCCACCGCATATTTTCTCTTTTCCAGGTGGGACGAGCTGACGGCGACGGGAAGGCTCTTCTTCAGCGACGGAGAATCCTTCGGCAGTGCATTCGGGTATTTTTTAAACAGACTTCCGGACCTGATCCGTGAATATTCTTCCGCCTTTCTGTGGGCCTACGCACTGTTTATAGCGGGAGTCATTTTCCTCGAGGAAAAAAACCCCGACAGGACCATAGCCTGGATTCTTGTGCTCATTCTTCTTCCCGTGCTCGGATTCGTACTCTATCTCTTTTTCGGCCCCGATATCCGGGGCCGGGGATATTTTCGCCGGCTGAAAAGAAAGAAGAGGCGCATCCGGCAGGAAGGAACGCCCCCTCCCGGCGGAAACAGAGGGAACGTCATCGGTACCCCGGAACGGAAAACGGCCCTGCTTCTTTCAAAGAGCGCCGGAGCCCTTCTTACAACGGGGAATTCCGTCAGAATGCTCCTCAACGGAGAGGAAACCTTCTCCGCCATAACGGACGCCCTCTCGCTGGCCGAAAAATACATCCACGTGGAGTATTACTCCATAGCCAACGACACTATCGGGAACACCATAAAGGACATCCTCATCAGGAAAGCCCGTGAGGGCGTCCGGGTCAACGTCATTTTCGACAGCGTTGGAAGCTGGGACCTCGGCGCCCGGTACATCGTTTCCCTGAAAAACGCGGGAGTCAGGGTCCACTCCTTTCTCCCCGTATCATTCCCAAGGCTCCGGAGAGAGCTCAACTTCAGAAACCACAGGAAAATCGTCGTGGTGGACGGCACCGTCGGATTCATGGGAGGTCTGAATATAGGAGACATGTACATTTCCGGCGATCCCGCCATCGGCTTCTGGAGAGACACCCACATCCGGCTGACCGGGCCGGCCGTTTCGTCCCTTGACGACATTTTTCGGGCAGACTGGGCTTTCTGTGACAAAAAACCCCTGGCGGAACTCACTCCCGCCGATTTTCCCCCTGCGGGAGAGGCCCCGGTACAGATTGTCGCAAGCGGCCCCGACAACAACTGGAAATCCATCCTGCAGGGCTATTTTTCCCTCATCACCAACGCCGGGAAATCCATATGGCTGTGCACTCCCTATTTCGTCCCCGGCGACTCTCTGGCGACAGCCCTCACCGTTGCCGCCATGAGCGGAGTCGACGTTCGGGTCATGATACCCCACAAAACGGACCATGCTCTCGTCTACTGGGCATCCCTCTCCCACGTAGAGGAACTCCTCAAGGCAGGAGTAAAAGTCTACCGGTACGAAAAGGGGTTCATTCACTCAAAAATCCTCATTGCTGATGGTTCCGCCGTCTCCGTGGGCACAGCGAACTTCGACGCCAGGAGTCTCGAGATCAATTTCGAAGTGCAGGCCTTCATTTATGACGCCTCCGTGGCCGGAGATTTTATCCGCGCCTATGAAAACGACCTGGAGGGAAGCTCCCAGTTCCGGCTCCATGAATGGCTCCGGCGCCCATTCAGGCAGAAAGTCCTGGAATCCGCAGGCCGCCTCTGGTCATCCCAGATCTGA
- a CDS encoding transglycosylase SLT domain-containing protein, whose translation MRIRLAPCILLLTALLFFTVDVRYAFSAPFSTSQEFHTMQRFRSKKDQRNRIKAIETYFMRKNPKVPPKNVSYYARLIEDYSAQYNLDPFLVASVMVKESTIKEKAVSKGNYGLMQINWNANRPWIIRTFPVRSKADLIIPSNNVRIGTHILAENIKKCKGDVDLGLDRYRGRSLASYRNSIHSHYIAISQIFRRLQPTT comes from the coding sequence ATGAGAATACGTCTTGCACCTTGTATTTTATTGCTGACCGCTCTCCTGTTTTTTACCGTGGACGTGAGGTACGCTTTCTCGGCTCCATTTTCCACAAGCCAGGAATTCCATACAATGCAGCGCTTTCGCTCCAAAAAGGACCAGCGCAACAGGATAAAGGCCATCGAGACCTACTTCATGAGGAAAAATCCCAAGGTTCCCCCGAAGAATGTTTCTTATTACGCCCGGCTCATCGAGGATTATTCGGCCCAGTATAATCTTGATCCCTTCCTTGTGGCTTCCGTTATGGTCAAGGAATCCACCATAAAGGAAAAGGCGGTCAGCAAAGGAAATTACGGTCTCATGCAGATCAACTGGAACGCCAACAGGCCATGGATCATAAGGACCTTCCCGGTCCGTTCGAAGGCCGATCTGATAATTCCCTCCAACAATGTGCGCATAGGAACCCACATCCTCGCCGAGAACATAAAGAAATGCAAAGGAGACGTGGACTTGGGGCTGGACCGGTACAGGGGGAGATCCCTCGCTTCCTACAGAAACTCAATCCACAGCCATTATATCGCCATCTCACAGATATTCAGGCGGCTCCAGCCGACGACGTAA
- the istA gene encoding IS21 family transposase: MTDYREILRLNHQGISGRDTAKSCGCSRNTVARVLGKAREHGMTWQSAEEKTNGDLRDLFFPGVPAPFSRTRPDCEYIHREMGKSGVTLTLLWQEYCEKCRTNGDIPLMYSQFCLCYQKYAQSAEATMRLVRRPGESAEVDWAGQKALWLDPDTGERMEAPVFVSVLSSSRYAYVEAFSDQDQESWLTAHVNMFRYFGGVPRILVPDNLKTGITRADRYDPVINRVYRELAEHYGTAVIPARVRKPRDKPNAEGTVGIVTTWILAALRDRVFFSIRELNEGIAEKLERFNAKPFQKKEGSRLDAFLAEEKVALLPLPEIPYELSSWKKAVADKSYHVSVEKMLYSVPYEYIGHEMEIRLTRNVVEIFFDGQRVCSHTRLRGRPGQCSTVPSHMPPEHRKYSLWDGSRFVSWAEDVGPHTAVVMRGILSAHAVEQQSYRSCYGLVRLGDTCSFERLEAACEKALLYTPRPGYRNVKTILTTGQDRVKTSPAVPETARQDKDSESYGLVRGAEYYGGKK, encoded by the coding sequence ATGACAGACTATCGGGAGATACTTCGGCTGAACCATCAGGGAATAAGCGGCAGAGACACCGCGAAAAGCTGCGGCTGCTCGCGCAACACCGTGGCGAGAGTGCTCGGCAAGGCTCGGGAACACGGGATGACGTGGCAGAGTGCCGAGGAAAAGACCAACGGAGACCTCCGGGACCTCTTTTTCCCCGGTGTTCCGGCGCCGTTTTCCCGCACCAGGCCTGACTGCGAGTACATCCACAGGGAAATGGGCAAAAGCGGTGTGACGCTCACGCTCCTGTGGCAGGAGTACTGCGAGAAGTGCCGAACAAACGGCGACATTCCCCTCATGTACTCCCAGTTCTGCCTGTGCTACCAGAAATACGCGCAGAGCGCGGAAGCCACCATGAGACTGGTCCGCAGACCGGGAGAAAGCGCCGAAGTGGACTGGGCGGGGCAGAAGGCCCTCTGGCTTGACCCGGATACGGGAGAGCGAATGGAAGCGCCGGTATTCGTCAGTGTACTCTCCAGCAGCCGGTATGCGTACGTGGAGGCCTTCTCCGACCAGGACCAGGAGAGCTGGCTGACCGCGCACGTGAACATGTTCCGGTACTTCGGCGGCGTGCCCCGCATCCTGGTTCCCGACAACCTCAAGACCGGAATCACCAGGGCGGACAGGTACGACCCCGTCATCAACCGGGTCTACCGAGAACTGGCGGAACACTACGGCACGGCGGTCATTCCGGCAAGGGTCAGGAAACCCCGGGACAAGCCGAATGCCGAAGGAACGGTCGGAATCGTCACCACGTGGATCCTGGCGGCGCTCCGGGACCGGGTGTTCTTCAGTATCCGTGAACTGAACGAAGGAATAGCCGAGAAGCTCGAGCGGTTCAACGCCAAACCCTTCCAGAAAAAGGAAGGCAGCAGGCTCGACGCCTTTCTCGCAGAGGAGAAGGTAGCTCTTCTGCCCCTGCCGGAAATCCCCTACGAGCTCTCTTCGTGGAAGAAGGCCGTAGCGGACAAGTCGTACCATGTCTCTGTCGAAAAGATGCTCTACAGCGTCCCGTACGAATACATCGGCCACGAAATGGAGATCCGGCTGACCCGGAACGTCGTGGAAATCTTCTTCGACGGCCAGAGGGTATGCTCCCACACCCGGCTGAGGGGCCGTCCCGGCCAGTGCTCCACCGTACCGTCCCACATGCCGCCGGAGCACAGGAAGTACAGTCTCTGGGACGGCAGCCGCTTCGTCTCGTGGGCCGAAGACGTGGGACCCCACACAGCGGTCGTCATGCGGGGAATCCTCTCCGCCCACGCAGTCGAGCAGCAAAGCTACAGAAGCTGCTACGGCCTCGTCAGGCTCGGGGACACCTGCTCCTTCGAAAGACTGGAAGCCGCCTGTGAAAAGGCGCTGCTCTACACCCCCCGGCCGGGGTACAGGAACGTCAAGACCATCCTGACCACCGGACAGGACAGAGTGAAGACATCCCCTGCCGTCCCGGAAACGGCACGGCAGGACAAAGACAGTGAAAGCTACGGACTGGTCAGAGGTGCCGAGTACTACGGGGGAAAGAAATAA
- a CDS encoding helix-turn-helix transcriptional regulator: MLTALGKALRMLRIERNLYLRDMAEEIGVSSAFLSAVETGSKKAPANLVVRICEAYQLNNEESKNLEKAAHDSIGEISIRVKNSQERHLVEAFAKRFPSMNSEEQKRLISVLASGETRK; this comes from the coding sequence ATGCTCACGGCGCTGGGAAAAGCTCTCCGGATGTTGCGGATTGAGCGGAATCTGTATTTAAGAGATATGGCTGAAGAAATTGGGGTGAGTTCTGCCTTCTTGTCTGCTGTAGAAACAGGGTCAAAGAAGGCACCGGCTAACTTAGTGGTTCGAATCTGTGAGGCCTATCAGCTCAACAATGAGGAAAGTAAAAATTTGGAAAAAGCGGCTCACGACTCAATCGGGGAAATAAGTATACGTGTGAAAAATAGTCAAGAACGCCATTTAGTAGAAGCATTTGCAAAACGTTTTCCAAGTATGAACAGTGAAGAACAGAAACGATTGATTTCCGTGCTTGCATCAGGAGAAACTCGGAAGTGA
- a CDS encoding site-specific integrase: MALPSERRLSLVGTPAPLHRNGGSIYSGVPIQIDTGIRPGEALQLVSDDFHREKGEVVVRAEVAKTRTPRILPLAAPTVAAIGKLLTHRPDSWTDAPIFATETGTRLQVMSWTRRVSKYGKRCGLDITAYSLRHAAALLLLRKGADAFTVQNILGHSTMTMTQRGWLNLGAFCMLINNLFSAPLRR; the protein is encoded by the coding sequence ATGGCTCTCCCGTCGGAACGCCGGCTCAGTTTGGTCGGAACACCGGCTCCACTTCATCGGAACGGTGGCTCAATTTACTCCGGTGTACCCATTCAGATTGATACAGGCATTCGTCCGGGGGAAGCCCTGCAGCTCGTGTCCGATGATTTCCACCGCGAGAAGGGGGAAGTGGTTGTGCGCGCCGAAGTCGCCAAGACCCGGACGCCGAGGATTCTTCCCCTTGCGGCTCCCACCGTGGCGGCAATAGGGAAACTGCTGACCCACCGGCCCGACTCCTGGACCGATGCCCCGATCTTCGCCACGGAGACAGGGACCAGGCTTCAAGTAATGTCCTGGACGCGGCGAGTATCGAAATACGGCAAGCGGTGCGGTCTGGACATAACCGCCTATTCCCTGCGCCACGCAGCCGCCCTGCTCCTTCTCCGCAAGGGAGCGGATGCCTTCACCGTACAGAACATCCTAGGGCACAGCACCATGACCATGACGCAGCGCGGGTGGCTCAATTTAGGCGCGTTTTGCATGTTAATTAATAATTTGTTTTCTGCTCCACTCCGCAGGTAA
- a CDS encoding HigA family addiction module antitoxin, with product MAIRKVPAGKSDYAVPPGSTLQETLEYLDMTQKEFADRMGMAPKTINEIIKGKAPITAETAIKLDTVLGISANFWTTMEANYRTDLARLENQKRIALEHSIASEFLCYADMSRHGWVVPTREKGKKVEALRSFFGVASLENIQSLPYAANFRLKEYSKTSFFAIMAWLRQGERMAVDIKTAPFSLDRLRAAIPDLRALSLCHKGFWEKITTICAKCGIAVSFIPHIKGAPINGAVRWLSPKKALVSLSLRNAYADIFWFSFFHELGHIIKGHQKSEPFISYSQSPGQCRLEDEADEYARDALIPPAPFDSFLRKNNFSYQAVEAFSEEIQIHPGIVWGRLAKEKRIGWNEIALYRLKLEFPL from the coding sequence ATGGCGATTAGAAAAGTACCCGCTGGGAAAAGTGATTATGCTGTCCCTCCGGGAAGTACATTGCAAGAAACTCTAGAGTATCTTGACATGACCCAAAAGGAATTTGCTGATCGTATGGGCATGGCTCCTAAAACCATCAATGAAATAATCAAGGGGAAAGCACCCATCACTGCAGAAACGGCAATCAAACTGGACACTGTGCTTGGAATAAGCGCTAACTTTTGGACAACCATGGAAGCGAATTATCGCACGGATTTAGCCCGGCTGGAAAATCAGAAAAGGATAGCTCTTGAACACAGTATCGCGAGTGAATTCCTTTGTTATGCCGACATGAGCAGACACGGATGGGTAGTCCCGACACGCGAAAAGGGGAAAAAGGTCGAAGCCCTGCGCAGCTTCTTTGGGGTCGCATCCCTGGAGAACATACAGTCCCTCCCTTATGCCGCAAACTTTAGACTCAAAGAATACTCCAAAACATCTTTCTTTGCGATCATGGCATGGCTGCGACAGGGTGAACGGATGGCGGTTGATATTAAAACCGCACCCTTCTCCCTTGACAGACTTCGCGCCGCCATCCCCGATCTTCGGGCGCTCTCCCTATGCCACAAGGGATTTTGGGAAAAAATAACTACCATATGTGCCAAATGCGGAATAGCGGTCTCCTTCATCCCGCACATAAAAGGTGCCCCCATCAATGGAGCAGTGAGGTGGCTCTCTCCAAAGAAAGCTCTCGTTTCGTTATCTTTACGAAATGCGTACGCGGATATTTTTTGGTTCTCTTTCTTCCACGAATTGGGGCATATCATCAAAGGACATCAAAAAAGCGAACCCTTTATTTCGTACTCTCAATCCCCTGGTCAATGCAGGCTAGAAGACGAAGCAGACGAGTACGCTAGGGATGCCCTGATTCCTCCGGCTCCTTTCGATTCCTTCCTTCGGAAAAACAACTTTTCCTATCAAGCCGTAGAAGCTTTTTCTGAGGAAATTCAAATTCATCCAGGTATCGTTTGGGGACGACTTGCCAAAGAAAAACGTATAGGTTGGAATGAAATCGCTCTCTACCGACTTAAACTTGAATTTCCCTTATAA
- a CDS encoding ImmA/IrrE family metallo-endopeptidase, whose protein sequence is MTKDKGYRVRPKSRRDIEYIASLVRKYFCSETEPFFPIMDVLEKRIQELIPDFELHIEPDGSLEGKARALTFPNEHIIMVEESVYLGALAGCGMDRTTLAHELGHLFMHPAVSFAKQFESTSVKTYENSEWQSDVFGGELLAPIRLISRKTIFEVEEEFGVSFAAARAQLKALSKKCAEV, encoded by the coding sequence GTGACAAAGGACAAGGGATATCGAGTGCGACCTAAGAGCCGAAGGGATATTGAGTATATCGCCTCTTTGGTACGAAAATACTTCTGTAGCGAAACTGAACCGTTCTTCCCTATCATGGATGTTTTGGAAAAACGCATTCAAGAATTGATACCTGATTTCGAGCTCCATATAGAGCCGGATGGTAGCCTGGAAGGGAAAGCTCGTGCCCTAACTTTTCCCAACGAACACATCATCATGGTAGAAGAATCCGTATATTTAGGTGCACTTGCCGGATGCGGCATGGATCGAACAACGTTAGCTCACGAACTGGGGCATCTCTTTATGCATCCTGCGGTTTCTTTCGCAAAGCAATTTGAATCTACATCTGTAAAAACCTACGAGAATTCCGAATGGCAAAGCGATGTTTTTGGTGGTGAATTACTAGCACCGATTCGTTTGATTTCTAGAAAAACAATCTTTGAGGTTGAAGAAGAGTTCGGCGTTTCTTTTGCGGCCGCAAGAGCGCAACTGAAAGCGTTGAGTAAAAAATGCGCAGAGGTCTAA
- the istB gene encoding IS21-like element helper ATPase IstB — MLDMTTLNKLHELRLHAMAENYRRQMEDPSFGSLGFEERFGMMVDSEWARRRSTRVENLIRKADFHDSGACVENIEYHDDRRLDRGQITRLASCSYIDSGQNVILIGASGCGKSFLSCALGVAACRRFYSVRYIRLPELLNELAVARGMGVFEDVLEGYRRIRLLILDEWLLFPLNPTEARDLLEIVERRLGVSSTIFSSQFTPEGWHSKIGEGVVADAILDRIVHNAHMIRIQGKESMRKKKGLAAAG; from the coding sequence ATGCTGGACATGACGACGCTGAACAAGCTCCATGAACTTCGCCTTCACGCCATGGCGGAAAACTACAGAAGGCAGATGGAGGACCCCTCCTTCGGCTCCCTCGGATTCGAGGAACGGTTCGGTATGATGGTGGATTCCGAGTGGGCGCGGCGGCGGAGCACCCGTGTCGAGAACCTGATACGCAAGGCGGATTTTCACGACAGCGGCGCCTGCGTGGAGAACATCGAATACCACGACGACCGCAGGCTGGACAGGGGACAGATAACGCGGCTGGCGTCGTGCTCCTATATCGACAGCGGCCAGAATGTAATACTCATCGGAGCCTCGGGGTGCGGGAAGTCCTTCCTCTCCTGTGCCCTTGGAGTGGCCGCCTGCAGACGATTCTACTCCGTCCGGTACATCCGCCTCCCCGAGCTGCTGAACGAACTCGCCGTAGCCCGCGGCATGGGAGTGTTTGAAGACGTCCTCGAAGGGTACAGAAGGATTCGCCTGCTGATCCTGGACGAATGGCTTCTGTTTCCCCTGAACCCCACGGAGGCGAGAGACCTGCTGGAAATAGTGGAGCGGAGGCTCGGGGTATCGTCCACCATCTTCAGCTCCCAGTTCACTCCTGAAGGATGGCACTCGAAGATCGGTGAAGGAGTCGTCGCCGATGCCATCCTGGACAGGATAGTCCACAACGCGCACATGATCCGGATCCAGGGCAAAGAGTCGATGAGAAAGAAGAAGGGCCTGGCGGCTGCCGGGTAG